Proteins co-encoded in one uncultured Draconibacterium sp. genomic window:
- a CDS encoding transposase, translating into MIYLKQNTSLRNHIQSLESRGVKSGVLIRSLKRQLKQVRQEIDLLEAEMQSLIHQYDADLFVNLSSIPGIGKKTAAFLIILTNGFRDFDNYRQVSSFCVLSPTEHSSDTSVKGRSRISKRGNPYIRNQLFMCSFTACQCNAQCRSLYQRLVNKGKSKKLALIAVCNKLIKQAFSIAKSGIPYDPDYRSSIAGQ; encoded by the coding sequence GTGATCTATTTAAAACAGAATACCTCCCTGAGAAACCATATTCAGAGTTTGGAAAGCCGGGGTGTTAAAAGCGGTGTGTTAATTCGTTCCCTGAAACGACAACTAAAACAGGTGCGCCAGGAAATTGATTTGTTGGAAGCCGAAATGCAGTCGTTGATTCACCAATACGATGCAGATTTGTTTGTTAACTTATCCAGTATTCCCGGGATCGGGAAAAAGACAGCAGCTTTTCTTATCATTTTAACCAATGGTTTTCGCGATTTTGACAATTATCGCCAGGTATCGTCCTTTTGTGTTTTATCACCCACAGAACATTCTTCGGACACCAGCGTAAAAGGTCGTTCACGTATCAGTAAACGGGGCAATCCATATATTCGGAATCAATTGTTTATGTGCAGTTTTACTGCCTGCCAGTGTAATGCGCAGTGCCGGTCACTTTATCAACGTTTGGTAAACAAAGGGAAATCGAAAAAACTAGCGCTGATTGCAGTGTGTAATAAGTTAATCAAGCAGGCATTTTCGATTGCAAAATCCGGAATACCATACGATCCGGACTATCGAAGTAGTATTGCCGGTCAATAA
- a CDS encoding peptidyl-prolyl cis-trans isomerase — translation MNKKYIQYSIILLLLVVFSCKPESEKLVFKLGEYELCQKEFDNIIKDNNEKYHLTPQALRDKIINEGFMLANALELGYDTISIVKNKFKYSERLFASEVGGFVWNRKVKPNLKVSKAEVEAAHAQRGKNYTFEVIHFLDKKMLDKYHLAGGKINSLAEFNRLKLKVNNCDEVKVNVASWRFPFYPIGPFVEGLEGCKPGDVFGPFETLMGWYVVHVSDVQAVEKQPIEKEYAIIESVLERNLKMKYIWKSQQEIFANTQPQMHDDVIEEIADKCVLEKREWPGIDNNVVLMEYWFKGEKRQYLLSDFKEYVNCQPIIYGSLKKLNDIKKMLRSYLINVYLFDVAQQLEMEKDSAYNAFKERYQRKLLLQYYQEQQLNMVQVSELEVKNYYNSNLQQFQCNEIADVSIYRFGSMRDAYKGYDILRQKAGRDVVEADVAAELSNLLSYEKHKQIELTDTVLNSELYKVVMGTNAGAYVRPIDIDGEPCVIFVEGKSGSAVIPYVYMQSNIKQTLLKQKREKALGVLQEKLKAKYIIEVNKLSSLLL, via the coding sequence ATGAATAAAAAATATATACAATATTCCATTATTTTATTACTCTTAGTTGTTTTCAGCTGTAAACCTGAAAGTGAAAAATTAGTATTTAAGCTTGGTGAATATGAGTTATGTCAAAAAGAATTTGATAATATAATAAAAGATAATAACGAAAAATATCATTTGACCCCACAGGCATTAAGGGACAAAATAATAAATGAAGGTTTTATGTTGGCTAATGCCCTAGAGCTAGGCTATGATACAATCTCAATTGTAAAGAATAAATTCAAATATTCAGAGCGCCTATTTGCATCAGAAGTGGGAGGATTTGTGTGGAATAGAAAAGTTAAGCCTAACCTAAAAGTGAGTAAAGCAGAGGTTGAAGCTGCTCATGCCCAAAGAGGGAAAAATTATACGTTTGAGGTAATTCATTTTTTAGATAAAAAGATGCTTGATAAATATCATCTGGCTGGAGGGAAAATTAATAGCCTTGCTGAGTTTAATCGTTTAAAGCTAAAAGTAAATAATTGCGATGAGGTTAAAGTAAACGTTGCCTCATGGCGCTTTCCATTTTATCCGATAGGCCCTTTTGTTGAAGGGCTAGAAGGTTGCAAGCCTGGAGATGTATTTGGCCCTTTTGAGACACTTATGGGCTGGTATGTTGTACATGTTTCAGATGTTCAGGCGGTAGAAAAACAGCCGATTGAAAAGGAGTATGCAATAATAGAGAGCGTGTTGGAGCGAAATTTGAAAATGAAATACATATGGAAAAGCCAACAAGAGATTTTTGCTAATACTCAACCTCAGATGCATGATGATGTTATTGAAGAAATTGCAGATAAATGTGTTCTGGAGAAAAGGGAGTGGCCAGGGATAGACAATAATGTAGTGCTTATGGAGTACTGGTTTAAAGGGGAAAAACGCCAATACCTTTTATCTGATTTTAAGGAATATGTTAATTGCCAACCAATTATTTATGGCTCTCTTAAAAAGCTCAATGATATAAAAAAGATGCTTCGGAGCTATTTAATAAATGTATACTTATTTGATGTTGCTCAACAGCTTGAAATGGAGAAAGACAGTGCTTACAATGCTTTTAAGGAGCGCTATCAACGAAAACTTCTTCTCCAGTATTACCAGGAACAGCAACTTAATATGGTGCAAGTGTCAGAGTTAGAAGTTAAAAATTACTATAATTCCAACTTGCAACAGTTTCAGTGTAATGAAATAGCTGATGTTTCAATTTATCGGTTTGGTTCAATGAGAGATGCTTATAAGGGGTATGATATTTTACGTCAGAAGGCTGGTCGCGATGTTGTGGAAGCTGATGTCGCTGCGGAGCTAAGCAATCTGTTGTCATACGAAAAGCATAAGCAAATAGAGCTTACAGATACAGTTTTAAATAGCGAGTTGTATAAAGTAGTAATGGGCACTAATGCTGGCGCATATGTCAGGCCCATAGACATTGATGGGGAGCCTTGCGTAATATTTGTAGAAGGCAAGTCCGGTTCTGCAGTTATTCCTTATGTATATATGCAAAGCAATATCAAACAAACCCTTTTAAAACAGAAAAGAGAAAAAGCGCTTGGGGTACTTCAAGAAAAGTTAAAGGCTAAATATATTATAGAAGTAAATAAGCTAAGTAGCCTTCTTCTCTAA
- a CDS encoding SIR2 family protein produces MSQLIHILEELKNGNIGLFFGAGMSFNSGIPTVHTIERKILETINLGQYSEQIIKLNYPFELFMEEFSKYIDITKFLDIFKEGQPNHFHQLVWKLYRYDLLRKLMTTNFDLLIEKSELKNKLNIIDRESKFRSFDQNSDSIDFIKIHGSISNKATIRTTMSQIFKEELRNGRKAILKQFFEDINTNYIIILGYSCSDFIDISPVIESITDSKIKILFIEHSRSYTIKYKDIRNHKLFKRFDGYWLTCNTDSFLQKLHSEFFTSTLNTISYNFNIEKYFDFKLIRKGTPELIVSNIFFKNSHFKISKKILEDILSTEDIDDDIRAEMDVQLLEIYYNLYLKRKIIKETLLTTHTNFENAIKYYGETNNNYGLGQSYNHWGHILGALRKYKKALYAYEKASEYFAKDGNKYRLAQIQNNNGHINLSLYKKTKKENYFAKAKSYFTDSYKYFNKSGKIFEYSISLYNLGCLWILKPEKKDIALRYFKSSLQLAKEIKDKEGIKLCNKEINKITTANKELSLKPNKNP; encoded by the coding sequence ATGAGTCAACTAATTCATATTTTGGAAGAATTAAAAAATGGGAACATTGGATTATTCTTCGGAGCAGGAATGTCGTTTAATTCAGGGATACCAACAGTTCATACAATTGAAAGAAAAATCCTTGAAACAATAAACTTAGGTCAATATTCAGAACAAATTATCAAATTAAACTATCCATTTGAATTGTTCATGGAAGAGTTTTCTAAATATATTGACATTACTAAATTCTTAGATATTTTTAAAGAAGGACAACCAAATCATTTTCACCAACTTGTATGGAAATTATACAGATATGATTTGCTGAGGAAGCTCATGACAACAAATTTTGATTTACTAATTGAAAAAAGCGAATTAAAAAATAAACTAAACATCATTGATAGAGAAAGTAAGTTTCGGTCATTTGATCAAAATTCGGATTCAATAGATTTTATTAAAATTCATGGGAGCATATCTAATAAAGCAACAATAAGAACTACAATGTCTCAAATCTTTAAAGAAGAATTGAGAAATGGTAGAAAAGCTATTTTAAAACAGTTTTTTGAAGACATAAATACCAATTATATAATTATTTTGGGCTATAGTTGCTCAGACTTTATCGATATCTCACCAGTAATTGAGTCAATTACTGATAGTAAAATAAAAATTCTATTCATTGAACATTCAAGGAGCTATACAATAAAATATAAAGATATACGCAATCACAAATTGTTTAAGAGGTTTGATGGGTATTGGTTAACCTGTAATACAGACAGTTTTTTACAAAAACTGCACAGTGAATTTTTTACATCCACTTTAAATACAATATCTTATAATTTTAATATTGAAAAATATTTTGATTTTAAACTCATTAGAAAAGGCACTCCAGAACTAATAGTATCAAATATATTCTTTAAGAATAGTCATTTTAAAATTTCCAAAAAGATATTAGAAGATATACTGTCCACGGAAGATATTGATGACGATATTAGAGCAGAAATGGATGTGCAGCTTTTAGAAATTTACTATAATTTATACTTGAAAAGAAAAATTATTAAAGAAACACTGCTCACGACGCATACTAATTTTGAAAATGCAATAAAATATTATGGAGAAACAAATAATAATTATGGTTTAGGGCAATCTTATAATCATTGGGGACATATTTTAGGAGCTTTAAGGAAATATAAAAAAGCTTTATATGCCTACGAAAAGGCATCAGAGTATTTTGCAAAAGATGGTAATAAATATCGTCTTGCCCAAATACAAAATAATAACGGGCACATTAATCTATCTCTTTATAAAAAAACTAAAAAAGAAAATTATTTTGCTAAAGCGAAGAGTTATTTCACAGATAGTTACAAATACTTTAATAAGTCCGGTAAAATATTTGAGTATTCAATTTCCTTGTACAACCTTGGTTGTTTGTGGATATTAAAACCCGAAAAGAAGGATATAGCATTACGATACTTTAAGAGTAGTCTACAACTTGCAAAAGAGATAAAAGATAAGGAAGGTATAAAGCTTTGTAATAAAGAGATAAATAAAATAACAACTGCTAACAAAGAACTGAGCTTAAAACCAAATAAAAACCCATAA
- a CDS encoding DUF6268 family outer membrane beta-barrel protein — protein sequence MVVFSLRQLNKRWSLLSVVGGGVYVLFTNSSKVKLDYILGNVGVVFIRHLKTNLNLGGGVAVVVCLDIQWYFQQCTLIDRFKEITFVNVSMVTGLDAKAGLSPVIYFGKHLTLSVIAGINFLRPFS from the coding sequence ATGGTTGTATTTAGCTTAAGACAATTAAATAAACGTTGGTCATTATTGTCAGTTGTTGGCGGTGGTGTTTATGTACTTTTTACCAATTCTTCAAAAGTCAAATTAGATTATATCTTAGGCAATGTTGGCGTAGTATTCATTCGGCATTTGAAAACCAATTTGAATCTTGGTGGCGGTGTGGCAGTAGTAGTGTGTTTGGATATCCAATGGTATTTCCAACAATGTACTTTGATTGATCGTTTTAAGGAAATTACATTTGTAAATGTTTCAATGGTGACAGGATTGGATGCTAAAGCAGGATTATCACCTGTGATTTATTTTGGCAAACATCTTACCCTATCAGTAATTGCCGGTATCAACTTTTTACGACCTTTTTCTTAA
- a CDS encoding glycoside hydrolase family 97 catalytic domain-containing protein: MKFKVYTLTLLLLALISCSKTETYQLLSPDNNLGISVLNQNNTCRFSVTYKGDTLVQPSALGLQVTNYNFTENVSLSGFSKKEFDETWTTINGKQSSVRNHYNEYAITVEAVNDPQQFYSIIFRLYDDGFAYRYSFPEGAVRDSLMINKELTNINFNRDFTYWATNGERHNLGPITRSEKELKSIIPPVVMQFSPKSFMAIHEAEIVEFAPFTVNAASNDNSFSFNTDYSPRNKSFNTSWRAFMLGDNVGDLVESNLLVNLNEPCKIEDTSWIKPGRSLWDWRVWGYKAPDGYEYGLNTESHKRLIDFAAENNIQYLLIDADWYGEEFSENSDPTSARDGINIEECMEYASEKGVGIILYLNDVGAKRFGLERVLKQFSEWGAIGVKYGFMTGSQEDKVKQTRKVVELCAKYKLMVNFHDNPIPPSGDRRTYPNLVTKEFCHAQADAMRSYFPETAVNQVLINMIAGPIDATNGWFGLNNAHSRVKVFQEIPGTVVAEVAKLITNYSGWMVLPDSPEEYAKKDDLFECVRNMPPQFDSFLVLDAKLDEFVCVARKAGTNWFVGSLSNREPRTIKLDLSFLPNDKKYEATIYEDADDSHFMTNKESYNVRTQLLNSKSELTIRLAPGGGNAIYLKDISNEKE, encoded by the coding sequence ATGAAATTTAAAGTTTATACACTAACACTTTTATTATTGGCCTTAATTTCCTGTTCAAAAACGGAAACCTATCAGCTTTTGTCGCCTGATAACAACCTCGGTATATCTGTTTTGAACCAAAATAATACGTGTCGCTTTTCGGTAACTTATAAAGGAGACACACTGGTTCAGCCATCGGCATTAGGCTTACAAGTTACGAACTACAATTTCACGGAAAATGTTTCCCTTTCCGGCTTTTCTAAAAAGGAGTTTGATGAAACATGGACTACTATAAACGGGAAGCAATCGAGTGTTCGCAACCATTATAATGAATATGCCATTACGGTGGAAGCTGTTAATGATCCACAGCAATTCTATTCGATTATTTTCAGACTTTATGATGACGGCTTTGCTTACAGGTACAGCTTCCCTGAAGGTGCCGTTCGCGATAGCCTGATGATAAATAAGGAATTAACAAACATCAATTTTAACCGTGACTTTACCTATTGGGCAACCAATGGAGAGCGTCATAACCTGGGGCCAATCACACGATCAGAAAAAGAGCTTAAAAGTATCATTCCACCGGTTGTGATGCAGTTTAGCCCCAAAAGTTTCATGGCCATTCATGAAGCTGAAATTGTTGAATTTGCACCTTTTACTGTCAATGCTGCTTCAAACGATAATTCTTTCTCATTTAACACCGACTACTCCCCACGAAACAAATCATTTAATACCTCGTGGAGAGCCTTTATGTTGGGCGATAATGTTGGCGATTTGGTAGAATCAAACTTACTGGTAAACTTAAACGAACCTTGCAAAATTGAAGATACCTCATGGATTAAACCCGGAAGATCGTTATGGGACTGGCGAGTTTGGGGCTATAAAGCACCTGACGGTTACGAATATGGTTTAAACACTGAATCTCATAAAAGGCTAATCGATTTTGCTGCTGAAAACAACATTCAGTATTTACTGATTGATGCCGATTGGTATGGTGAAGAATTTAGCGAAAACTCCGATCCAACATCTGCCCGCGATGGAATCAACATTGAAGAATGTATGGAATATGCATCGGAAAAAGGTGTTGGGATTATCCTGTATTTGAATGACGTAGGCGCAAAAAGGTTCGGGCTGGAAAGGGTTCTAAAACAATTTTCAGAATGGGGAGCAATTGGAGTGAAATACGGATTTATGACAGGAAGTCAGGAAGATAAGGTAAAACAAACCCGAAAAGTGGTTGAGTTATGTGCAAAATATAAACTGATGGTGAATTTTCACGACAATCCGATTCCTCCAAGTGGCGACCGCAGGACCTATCCCAACCTGGTTACAAAAGAGTTTTGCCATGCACAGGCCGATGCTATGCGTTCCTACTTCCCGGAGACTGCTGTTAATCAGGTTCTAATTAATATGATTGCCGGACCAATTGACGCAACAAACGGGTGGTTCGGGTTAAACAATGCGCATTCGCGGGTTAAAGTATTTCAGGAAATCCCCGGAACAGTGGTGGCAGAAGTAGCGAAATTAATAACAAACTACTCAGGCTGGATGGTATTACCCGATAGCCCCGAAGAGTACGCAAAAAAAGATGATTTATTTGAATGTGTACGAAATATGCCGCCTCAGTTCGATAGCTTTTTAGTACTTGATGCAAAACTGGATGAATTCGTTTGTGTTGCACGTAAAGCAGGAACAAATTGGTTTGTGGGTTCGTTATCCAATAGAGAACCACGCACCATAAAACTGGATCTGAGTTTCTTGCCAAACGATAAGAAATATGAGGCAACCATATATGAAGACGCTGATGATTCCCATTTCATGACCAATAAGGAGTCTTATAATGTGCGCACACAACTTCTTAATTCAAAAAGCGAGCTTACTATCCGTCTGGCGCCGGGTGGTGGCAATGCAATATATTTAAAAGATATTTCGAACGAAAAAGAATAG
- a CDS encoding CheR family methyltransferase: MGNSDLHVVGIGASAGGLDAIQQLFDFIPNDTGMTFIIIQHLSPDFVSLMPELLGKHTQMPIFTAEDKQTIEPNCIYLNQRNKNLHIKGRELYLLDKGPKHNLNLPIDIFFHTLGEEYKEKSIGVILSGTGSDGSRGIKTIKEGGGVIIVQDPLSAQFDGMPNSAIATNLVDFILEPEKIADVFSKLPINRFLLATDIESSTSNDVLFNAILEEVYKFSGIDFREFKKNTLHRRLEKRMNIKNIEKLYDYLTYLKSNHEEKEALKNDFLIGVTQFFRDEEAFSALKTTIIPAICKSKKPSEVIRIWSAGCSTGEEVYSIAILFDDYIRTHKLNLDFKIFATDVDSNAVNTASTGSYFINSVNEIEKSYLEQYFLKTGDKIQIIKRIREKVVFSTHNLLNDPPFIKMDLISCRNLLIYLENKIQKKVMYNFHFALNKFGYLFLGNSESLGDIAKSFKTIDTKWKIFQNISESKYNPTQLIHDNKATTLSLANPTKAAHHPQIRFKENPEMIFHKFLSKKFSPASLFIDKNFDILFLTGNAGKRISHGEGFFQNNLLKIVSPDVAAVIRNGIRRLEKENKDIVIKDITTKNGENAISFDIKFHKPKNNDELRDIYFIQFSEDVIVKDEELVIKNIPVDEVSKQRLEDLENELKATKTELQNVVEELETSNEELQSSNEELMASNEELQSTNEELQSVNEELYTVNTELQEKNKELTFLNNDVNNLLHNTQIATLFLDSHLRIRKFTPQLKTLFNLEDTDLGRPISSFNSNFNSEIQESISTDSIETLQKLEYLEKEITDIHGNYYLKRISPFITDDKKIDGVVITFIEINDLKRKENELLEKTRVIEKSNEKFKQVFDESPIGKSLTSLDGQLKVNRAFSEITGYTEEELNNMDWLRITHPDDIGVSKNIMEGMMDSYNSVNFRKRFIHKDGHIVWTDLHSRKANDPISGEDYFLTAITDITKQIEAELALVEAKKIAESANIHKNYFLANMSHEIRTPMNGVVGFADLLKDEELTFDERKSYLEIISGNANQLLNLIDDIVDVAKIEANQLKITQKECNVSKMLSELELNFNQLKSDKNKLALCFIAQIPDGYKDLTIQTDCSRLRQVLSNLLNNSFKFSEKGDITFGFRVENEKIIFHVKDQGIGIPSNKLDEIFERFKQINYENNAEFGGTGLGLAICKGIVEMLGGNISVKSKLNVGTEFIFDIPFKEVASKKIYQEKTTSKNIEYSSKTILIAEDDEVVRLYFQEVLSSTKATIIFAENGQIAVDTFAKNPGIDLVLMDIRMPVKNGFEAIDEILKINPKAIIIAQTANVMADEKEKCYHIGCKDYLSKPINKVKLFEALEKWIS; this comes from the coding sequence ATGGGAAATTCAGATTTACATGTTGTAGGCATAGGTGCATCGGCCGGAGGACTTGACGCGATTCAACAATTATTCGACTTTATCCCCAATGATACCGGAATGACATTTATTATAATACAGCACCTATCACCCGACTTTGTAAGTTTGATGCCTGAGCTGTTAGGGAAACACACTCAAATGCCGATTTTTACAGCTGAGGACAAGCAAACAATTGAGCCTAATTGTATTTATCTGAACCAAAGAAATAAAAACCTTCACATAAAAGGCCGTGAACTTTATTTGCTTGATAAAGGGCCAAAACACAATCTAAATTTACCCATCGATATTTTTTTCCACACGCTTGGTGAGGAATACAAAGAAAAATCGATTGGGGTAATTTTATCCGGAACAGGTTCGGATGGTTCCCGGGGAATAAAAACCATAAAAGAAGGTGGTGGTGTAATTATTGTGCAAGACCCATTGTCGGCACAGTTCGATGGTATGCCTAACTCAGCCATAGCAACAAACCTGGTCGATTTTATTCTGGAACCCGAAAAAATTGCAGATGTATTTAGTAAACTTCCTATAAACCGATTTCTGTTGGCCACAGATATTGAGTCGAGTACATCAAACGACGTATTATTTAATGCCATTCTCGAAGAAGTCTATAAATTCTCAGGAATCGATTTCAGAGAATTCAAAAAAAACACCCTTCACCGCAGGCTCGAGAAGCGCATGAATATTAAAAACATTGAAAAACTTTATGATTATCTTACCTATTTAAAAAGCAATCATGAAGAGAAAGAAGCATTAAAAAATGATTTTTTAATCGGTGTCACTCAATTCTTTAGGGACGAAGAAGCATTTTCTGCATTAAAAACCACTATAATACCCGCAATATGCAAGAGTAAAAAGCCATCCGAAGTAATTCGAATCTGGTCAGCAGGTTGTTCAACCGGTGAAGAAGTGTATTCAATTGCTATTCTTTTCGACGATTATATCAGAACACACAAATTAAACCTCGATTTTAAAATTTTTGCAACCGATGTCGATTCTAATGCAGTGAACACAGCCAGTACAGGCTCTTATTTTATTAACTCGGTTAACGAAATCGAAAAGAGTTATTTAGAGCAATATTTCCTGAAAACCGGCGACAAAATACAAATAATAAAACGAATTAGGGAGAAAGTGGTATTCTCCACTCATAATCTGCTGAATGACCCTCCCTTCATTAAAATGGATCTGATTTCGTGTCGTAACCTGCTTATATATCTTGAGAATAAAATACAAAAGAAAGTAATGTATAACTTTCATTTTGCGTTGAATAAATTTGGGTATTTATTTTTGGGGAACAGTGAATCGTTGGGCGACATTGCCAAATCGTTTAAAACGATTGATACCAAATGGAAAATATTCCAGAATATATCTGAATCGAAATATAACCCGACTCAGCTAATCCATGATAATAAAGCAACTACATTATCTTTAGCAAATCCGACAAAAGCCGCCCATCACCCACAAATTCGTTTCAAGGAAAATCCTGAAATGATATTTCATAAATTCCTGAGTAAAAAATTCAGTCCTGCCTCACTGTTTATCGATAAAAATTTCGATATACTTTTTTTAACAGGCAATGCCGGCAAACGGATAAGCCATGGGGAAGGATTTTTTCAAAATAATTTATTAAAAATTGTTAGTCCGGACGTTGCTGCAGTTATTCGCAACGGAATACGACGTCTGGAAAAAGAAAATAAAGATATCGTAATAAAAGACATCACCACGAAAAATGGTGAAAATGCGATCAGTTTCGATATAAAATTTCACAAGCCTAAAAATAACGATGAACTACGTGATATCTATTTCATACAGTTTTCGGAGGATGTTATTGTTAAGGATGAAGAGCTTGTTATTAAAAACATACCGGTTGACGAGGTTTCCAAACAGCGGTTAGAGGATTTGGAGAACGAATTGAAAGCCACGAAAACTGAATTGCAAAATGTAGTTGAGGAACTAGAAACAAGCAACGAAGAACTGCAGTCTTCAAACGAAGAATTGATGGCTTCAAACGAAGAATTGCAGAGTACCAACGAAGAATTGCAGTCTGTAAACGAGGAATTGTACACCGTAAATACCGAACTACAGGAAAAAAACAAAGAGCTTACTTTTCTGAACAATGATGTAAATAACCTTTTGCACAACACTCAAATTGCTACACTTTTTCTCGACAGCCACCTACGAATCAGGAAATTTACGCCTCAATTAAAAACCTTATTTAATCTGGAAGACACCGATTTAGGTCGTCCAATCTCAAGCTTTAACTCCAATTTTAACAGTGAAATACAAGAAAGTATTTCTACCGATTCGATTGAAACACTGCAAAAACTTGAATATCTCGAGAAGGAAATCACTGATATCCATGGCAATTATTATCTCAAAAGAATTAGCCCGTTTATTACTGATGATAAAAAAATTGATGGGGTTGTCATTACGTTTATTGAAATTAATGACCTGAAGAGAAAAGAAAATGAGTTATTAGAGAAAACCCGGGTTATCGAAAAAAGTAATGAAAAATTCAAACAAGTTTTTGATGAATCACCGATTGGAAAATCGTTAACAAGCCTTGATGGGCAACTTAAAGTAAATAGAGCATTTAGTGAAATTACAGGATACACAGAAGAAGAGCTAAATAACATGGATTGGCTGAGAATTACCCATCCCGATGACATCGGGGTAAGTAAAAATATCATGGAGGGGATGATGGATTCATACAATTCTGTAAATTTCAGAAAAAGATTTATTCATAAAGATGGCCATATTGTTTGGACTGACTTGCATTCAAGAAAAGCAAATGATCCAATTTCCGGCGAAGATTACTTCCTTACGGCAATAACCGACATTACAAAGCAAATAGAAGCAGAGCTTGCCCTGGTTGAAGCTAAGAAAATAGCCGAATCGGCGAACATTCACAAAAACTATTTTTTAGCCAATATGAGCCACGAAATAAGGACTCCAATGAATGGCGTTGTTGGTTTTGCTGATTTACTGAAAGATGAAGAATTAACTTTTGATGAACGAAAAAGTTACCTCGAAATAATTTCAGGAAATGCTAATCAGTTACTTAATCTTATTGACGACATTGTCGATGTGGCAAAAATTGAAGCCAACCAACTTAAAATCACTCAAAAAGAGTGCAATGTATCAAAAATGTTGTCAGAATTAGAGTTGAATTTCAACCAGTTAAAATCAGATAAAAATAAACTTGCACTTTGCTTTATCGCTCAAATCCCTGATGGTTATAAAGACCTTACTATACAAACCGATTGTTCGAGGCTTCGCCAAGTGCTTTCAAACCTTCTAAATAATTCTTTTAAATTCTCGGAAAAAGGAGATATCACTTTTGGATTTAGAGTTGAAAACGAAAAGATTATTTTTCATGTCAAAGACCAGGGGATTGGCATCCCTAGTAATAAACTGGATGAAATATTTGAGCGTTTTAAGCAAATCAATTACGAAAACAACGCAGAATTTGGGGGAACAGGATTAGGACTTGCAATTTGTAAAGGAATTGTTGAAATGCTGGGTGGTAATATATCGGTCAAATCGAAATTAAATGTTGGTACCGAATTTATTTTTGATATTCCGTTTAAAGAAGTAGCATCTAAGAAAATTTATCAAGAGAAAACGACATCTAAAAATATCGAATATTCATCAAAAACAATTCTTATAGCTGAAGATGATGAAGTTGTTCGATTGTACTTTCAGGAGGTTTTAAGCTCTACAAAAGCGACTATAATCTTTGCAGAGAACGGTCAAATTGCAGTTGACACTTTTGCTAAAAATCCAGGAATTGACCTTGTCTTAATGGATATCCGAATGCCTGTTAAGAATGGCTTTGAAGCAATTGATGAAATCTTAAAAATAAATCCAAAAGCAATAATTATTGCACAAACTGCCAATGTAATGGCCGATGAAAAAGAAAAATGTTACCACATAGGTTGTAAAGACTATTTAAGCAAGCCAATTAACAAAGTAAAATTATTTGAGGCTTTGGAAAAGTGGATAAGCTAA
- a CDS encoding transposase, with translation MTKINHFVGVDVSKDKFDVWDNVAGHRSYPNDSKGYRQFAKQLPANSFCVMEATASYYQQLAMYLYEHDIELAVVNPISIKRFIQMKLQQNKTDKSDARMIALYGQEQPGLSR, from the coding sequence ATGACTAAAATTAATCATTTTGTTGGAGTTGACGTATCAAAAGACAAATTTGATGTTTGGGACAACGTGGCCGGACATCGTTCTTATCCGAACGACAGCAAGGGATATCGCCAGTTTGCCAAACAATTGCCGGCCAATAGTTTTTGCGTTATGGAAGCCACAGCTAGTTACTATCAGCAGCTTGCCATGTATTTGTATGAGCATGATATTGAATTGGCTGTAGTTAATCCGATTTCCATCAAGCGTTTCATTCAGATGAAGTTGCAGCAAAACAAGACGGATAAAAGCGATGCCCGCATGATTGCTTTGTACGGACAGGAACAGCCCGGTTTGTCTCGATGA